In the genome of Arthrobacter alpinus, the window ACCATGGTGCGTCCGCTGGGCTTTGCCTTGGCATTCGGCGTGCTGGTTGACGCGTTCGTGGTGCGCATGACGATTGTTCCGGCCGCCATGCACCTGCTGGGCAAGTCGGCCTGGTGGATCCCGAAGTGGCTGGATAAGATCCTGCCGGATGTGGACGTGGAGGGCGCCAAGCTGGCCAGCCTGGAGATCCCGGACGACGCCGGTGAGCTCGAGCAGGAGCCTGCCACGGCACGGTAACGGTTCATCTCGATACGGAAAGGCGGGCGGGGCTTGTGCCCCGCCCGCCTTTTTGCTGGTGCACTACACTTGTGAGCCACGGCACAAAGGAGCCTGCGTGCCGTACACCGTCCATTCGAGACTTGGGTTTTGGAGAGTTGATGTCACCCACGTACCCCCTGCTCGATCCCCTGGAGGCGCTGCGGCCACTGGTGCGCGATTCGTGGAAACGGTCTTTCGATGCCTTGGCCACCACGGGCGGTTTGGAACCTCCGCTCATATGGGAGAGCCGCGAATTGATCGAGTTCCGCCGGGACCATCCGCTGTCGGCCATCATGCCTGTTATCAACAAATTACTCATTGAGCCCAGCCATGACACGGGTTTGTTGGTGGCCGTGGGCGATGAACATGGCCGGTTGCTATGGGTTGAGGGTGATTCCTCCGCACGCCGTCACGGCGAGAACATCAATTTCGCCAGGGGTGCCGATTGGTCCGAAACGGCGGTGGGCACTAGCGCCCCGGGCACGGCTCTGGTGTTGGGCAAGAGCGTGCAGATTGTGGGCCGGGAGCACTTCAATCCGGCCGTCCATTCGTGGAGCTGCACGGCCGTGCCCGTGCATGACCCCGATTCCGGCTCCGTCCTTGGCATTGTTGACATCACCGGAGGTGCCGAGGCTGTGGGTGCCAACACCCTCTCCCTGGTGCAGGCAACGGTGGCCGCGGCGGAAGCCCAGCTTCGCATCCACCGGCTGGAACGGCAGATGGATGCGGGCAAACGTCAGGGCAAGAGAAGCCACGGAACCTCCGGCGCATCCAAGCCCCTGTACCGCGACAGTTTGCAGATTCTGGGCCGGGACCAGGGCCTGCTCCATGTTGCCGGCCAAGCCGTGATCCTGAGCGAACGGCACACCGAAATTCTGGCCGTCCTTGCACTTCATCCGGACGGGCTGAGCGCGGATGAACTGACGGCCAAGGTTTACCCGGACGGCACCTCTTTGACCAGCATCAGGGCTGAAATGGTGCGGTTGCGCAAACTGCTGCTCTCCGCGGCGCCGTCGCTCGTGCCAGAATCCCGGCCCTACCGACTCCCCCGGCCGCTCGTGTTGGACGCCGAGCAGGTTCGCAACTATCTTGACCGCGGCGCACACCGCTTGGCACTGAATATGTACCGCGGGGAGGCCATGCCCCGGTCCTTGGCACCGGCAGTTGAGGGGATCCGCAACCGGGTTGCCGTGCAATTGCGCGAGGCAATTCTCA includes:
- a CDS encoding GAF domain-containing protein; translated protein: MSPTYPLLDPLEALRPLVRDSWKRSFDALATTGGLEPPLIWESRELIEFRRDHPLSAIMPVINKLLIEPSHDTGLLVAVGDEHGRLLWVEGDSSARRHGENINFARGADWSETAVGTSAPGTALVLGKSVQIVGREHFNPAVHSWSCTAVPVHDPDSGSVLGIVDITGGAEAVGANTLSLVQATVAAAEAQLRIHRLERQMDAGKRQGKRSHGTSGASKPLYRDSLQILGRDQGLLHVAGQAVILSERHTEILAVLALHPDGLSADELTAKVYPDGTSLTSIRAEMVRLRKLLLSAAPSLVPESRPYRLPRPLVLDAEQVRNYLDRGAHRLALNMYRGEAMPRSLAPAVEGIRNRVAVQLREAILNDASPEVLLTYLQLSEATDDVEAWRTALRLLPPRSPKRAAVVAHLEDLET